One window of Methanobacterium alkalithermotolerans genomic DNA carries:
- a CDS encoding lasso peptide isopeptide bond-forming cyclase, giving the protein MSAITGIFYRKGKKVDPHLIQKMNDKLSHRGPDGSHTWVEDNVGLGHQMLHTTPESLHEKLPFIEEDLIITADARIDNREELAKKLDIADVETVSDSYFILKAYGRWGEDCPDKLLGDFAFAIWDRKKEILFCARDHMGVKPFYYYVDEEMFVFGTEIKALFEVGGVPREKDEKRIALALMVNDFQEKERTFYKDIKSFKAAHYMAITKDSSKFKRYWKLDPDLEIRMDSDEEYMQEFLKIFTEAVNCRLRSPNKKIGVMLSGGLDSSSVTCTAQKIIEDSDLEKEIHSFSFIFDDFPESDERYYINKVLEGTNIQANFVKCDNISPLENIDKVLDYQDQPTTSFQIGLVHELNALLKSKGLNIILTGEGGDQVVSHSHNYIEELIVSFKWIKAYHTLNNISKVRKVNKYRLLKNKLIHIIQFYVMKIPTLYHILKKPFPLKDFINKPFLERMGIKEAIFFKSKKMNNITCKSEQYYLTQKVAHQNNFEVIDQYNSIFQIENRHPFYDKRVIEYCYGLPIEQKIRSGYNRYILRTIMNGFLPEEIRCRVSKANIGLASIKNLLSEKEIMNKIVTDEQNIIKEYVNLESVKDLYSYNLLEKISIFKIFAWRIILIYLWLEKVNFKTNNKLY; this is encoded by the coding sequence ATGAGTGCCATTACGGGAATATTTTATAGAAAGGGAAAAAAAGTGGATCCCCATCTCATCCAAAAGATGAATGATAAACTATCACACCGGGGGCCAGACGGATCCCACACCTGGGTAGAAGATAATGTGGGCCTGGGCCACCAGATGCTCCACACCACCCCGGAATCACTCCATGAGAAGTTACCCTTTATAGAAGAGGACCTGATTATAACTGCTGATGCCCGGATAGATAACCGGGAGGAATTAGCTAAAAAGCTGGATATTGCGGATGTGGAAACCGTTAGTGATAGTTACTTCATCTTAAAGGCTTACGGGAGGTGGGGGGAGGATTGTCCAGATAAGTTACTGGGGGATTTTGCCTTTGCCATCTGGGATAGGAAAAAAGAGATTCTTTTTTGTGCCCGGGATCATATGGGGGTTAAGCCCTTTTATTATTATGTGGATGAGGAGATGTTTGTATTTGGGACGGAGATTAAGGCGTTGTTTGAGGTTGGGGGGGTTCCCCGGGAAAAGGATGAAAAAAGAATTGCCCTGGCCTTAATGGTTAATGATTTTCAGGAAAAAGAGAGGACATTTTATAAAGATATTAAATCATTTAAAGCAGCTCATTATATGGCCATAACTAAAGATTCCAGCAAATTCAAAAGATACTGGAAACTGGATCCTGATTTAGAAATCAGAATGGATTCTGATGAAGAGTATATGCAAGAATTTCTTAAAATTTTTACAGAAGCGGTTAATTGTCGTTTAAGGAGTCCGAATAAAAAAATAGGGGTTATGTTGAGTGGAGGATTAGATTCATCCTCTGTTACCTGTACAGCACAAAAAATAATTGAAGATAGTGATCTGGAAAAAGAAATTCATAGTTTTTCTTTTATTTTTGATGATTTTCCAGAATCTGATGAGAGATATTATATAAATAAAGTACTTGAGGGTACCAATATACAGGCTAATTTTGTTAAATGTGATAACATTAGTCCCTTAGAGAATATTGATAAAGTGTTAGATTATCAAGATCAACCCACAACTTCTTTCCAAATAGGATTAGTACATGAATTAAATGCTTTGCTTAAAAGTAAGGGATTAAATATCATATTAACCGGTGAAGGTGGAGATCAAGTCGTATCTCACTCCCATAATTACATTGAAGAATTGATTGTGAGTTTTAAATGGATCAAAGCGTATCATACATTAAATAATATTTCAAAAGTGCGAAAAGTAAATAAATACAGATTATTAAAAAATAAGCTAATTCACATAATCCAGTTTTATGTAATGAAAATTCCAACATTGTATCATATCTTAAAAAAGCCATTTCCACTTAAAGATTTTATTAATAAACCATTTTTAGAAAGAATGGGGATTAAAGAAGCAATTTTTTTTAAATCAAAAAAAATGAATAATATAACTTGTAAATCTGAGCAATATTATTTAACTCAAAAAGTAGCTCATCAAAACAACTTTGAAGTAATTGATCAATATAATTCAATTTTCCAAATAGAAAACAGACACCCTTTTTATGATAAAAGAGTTATTGAATACTGTTACGGATTACCTATCGAACAAAAAATCAGGTCAGGATATAACAGATACATACTAAGAACGATTATGAATGGTTTTTTACCTGAAGAAATTAGATGTAGAGTTTCAAAAGCTAATATTGGATTGGCAAGTATTAAAAATTTATTATCTGAAAAAGAGATCATGAATAAAATTGTTACTGATGAACAAAATATTATCAAAGAATATGTAAATTTAGAAAGTGTAAAAGATTTATATTCATATAATCTGCTAGAAAAGATATCTATTTTTAAAATTTTTGCCTGGCGAATCATTTTGATTTACTTATGGTTAGAAAAAGTAAATTTTAAAACTAATAATAAGTTATATTAA